The Terriglobales bacterium genomic sequence GATAGGAGCTGAACGCCAGGTTTGGACGTAACAGGCCAGCACCAGCAAGACCACAGCGGCGTTCGCCGCATACCGGACATACCTGCGAGTAATTCTGTGATTGATCAGACTGCCAACAGCGCCCAATGCCATCGCTATTGCCGGTAAAAGCTGCAGCCCATAACGGACGTTGTAATAGGAAAACGGGTTCCACACCGGCATAAAAATAGGCACTCCACCATAAGCAATGGAAAGCGAATAGAAGAGTAGGGGCAGCCAGAGAAAAGCCAGTATCCAAAAATGTTTCCCGTTGAGCAAAATCAGGACGCCAACCAGCGCGAGTAAAACCAGCGCAGGTTGCAGCAGCTTGCCTTCTCCCAGATTGAGGCGTGCATCTTTCCAGTAGTAAATTACCGCTGTTTTTATGTCATGGTATCCCGGATGAGGCAGCACGCCCGGCCGGGCTGTGCGTTTCTCAATGGCGCGTGCGGAATAGGGCCCGTTGGCAAACTCCAGCGGGTTCTTGTAGACGCGGAAATTGTAGGCAAACCAAAATAATGGTACGGCCGCAGTGAGCATCACAAAAAACAGGATTGCGAATTTCAATTTCTTGCGCAGCCAGGGGTAGAGAAAAAACCAGCTTGCCAGCACGGCTATCCCTACGGCCACGCCCAGAAACCACGCGTCGTACCGGGTGAGCATGGCGGCCATCAAAGTTATGGCGCAGAATAAAAGCGAGCGCTTTGTCCGTTGCAGCGCCCGTTTATGGTCTTCATCCGTCGCGTTCAAGACTCCGGCTTTTTTGCTCGCGGCCAGAAATTCGGCGAACCACACGATGGCCCATAGGGTCAGAGCGATCGAAAGCGATTCCGTCATCGCGGTCGCCTGCATATAGATCAAGTTAGGATTCAGCAACAGAACCAGCGCAGCAATCCATCCACCAGCTCTCTGGCCACTTGGTTGTTCTTCATTCAATAACCTGTTCCAGAATAGGCGCGCTATACCCAATCCGGCAAAGAGATAGGCGATCATGGAGACAATCGAGCCGCCAACTCCACTCTGCCAAAGCCATTGATTCATGATGAGAGGCATGGTCAGAATATGCGGAAGCGGCAGCCAGACAGTTCCCAACTGCAGGAACCCGGGAGTGCGCGAATCAAAGACCCGCCGCGCGATATTGATGTGGGCCACGGCATCGCCGTAAAGAAGGATCTCGCCCCGAAGGTAAAAATAAACCAAACTCAGAGTGGAAATTGCAACCGCAGAAGCTGCAAGCAACCACACATTCCTGCGCCCACTGGACTTTTGCACAGAAGCAGCCTGCTGCGCCCACGCAACTGATGTGGTTTCCATGAAAAGAAGTTACTCCAGATGGGTCATTTCGCGAAATCTCTGGAAGCGGCCGTCAATTTCCTCGCGCGTAAGCGAGAGCAGACGCTCCGTGCCAAAGCGCTCGACGGCAAATCCACCCATCACGCCGCCGTAAAACATGGCGCGCTTGAGGACGTCTGCATTGAGCTTCTGTTGCGAGGCAATGTATCCCAGGAAGCCGCCGGCAAATGCATCACCCGCGCCGGTGGGGTCGCGCACTTCATCCAGCGGCAGCGCCGGTGCGTGAAAAGGATGGCTGCCAAAACCGAACGCCCCCTTTTGAAAGAAGATGGTCGCGCCATATTCGCCGTGCTTGATCACCAGCGCTTTGGGGCCGAGAGCAAGAATTTTGTTGGCCGAGCGCAGCAGATTGTTGTTCTTGGCAAACTGCCGGGCCTCACTATCATTAATGATCATGACATCGATATCGCGGATGGCATGCGCCAGTTGCTGTGGCGCAGTTTCAATCCAGAAGGGATGCGAATCCAGGCCCACAAATTTCGCGCTACGCATCTGGTTGCGAACCTCAATTTGCAGCTCAGGATTAATGTTGGCCAGAAAAACGTATTCCGAATCGCGATAGCTGGCGGGAACCTTAGGTTTAAATTTCTCGAAGACGTTCATCTGCAGATCGAGCATCTGGCAATCGTTGGGGTTCTCGCCATACTTCCCTGACCAGTGAAAAGTTTTGCCGGTGGCGTGCTCGATGCCGGTAATATCAATTCCATGTTTGTGGAAAACATCTTCGTGTTGTTTGCCAAAGTCCTCACCCACAACCGCGATCACGCGGACCGGGGTAAAGTAACTGG encodes the following:
- a CDS encoding PfkB family carbohydrate kinase, with product MAILVVGSVALDDIESPHGKVRASLGGAATFFALSASYFTPVRVIAVVGEDFGKQHEDVFHKHGIDITGIEHATGKTFHWSGKYGENPNDCQMLDLQMNVFEKFKPKVPASYRDSEYVFLANINPELQIEVRNQMRSAKFVGLDSHPFWIETAPQQLAHAIRDIDVMIINDSEARQFAKNNNLLRSANKILALGPKALVIKHGEYGATIFFQKGAFGFGSHPFHAPALPLDEVRDPTGAGDAFAGGFLGYIASQQKLNADVLKRAMFYGGVMGGFAVERFGTERLLSLTREEIDGRFQRFREMTHLE